A genomic segment from Zerene cesonia ecotype Mississippi chromosome 5, Zerene_cesonia_1.1, whole genome shotgun sequence encodes:
- the LOC119840094 gene encoding tudor and KH domain-containing protein homolog isoform X3, with translation MVHDFIKQQPAIVEDFMEVPGWSVGRIIGTGGENIHDISHLSGARVKVESAAGGGSNELKRITFRGTKEQIEQAKKLIDNCVAQEKCRREVEQAKRPRLPLSIPAASPPTATTDTGDTAKRVRYKRTDTSSSIEVYVSAVSSPSRFWVQFVGPQVAQLDELVAHMTDYYNNKDNRSAHALKSVSVGQVVAAVFRHDGRWYRARVDDLRPNEFDATQQVADVFYLDYGDSEYVATHELCELRADLLRLRFQAMECFLAGVKPASAEETPPEQWPKWHPQAVERFEELTQVARWKPLLSKTCTYKRTASMRGDMDKEIPGIKLYDVTDEGSIDIGETLLAEGWAVASASPANTPHHNTPFGDLSNSRVLGMLSPRAMSMPKDHKDDRDKTPITPDNLKDNPTSKSMSAGLEAADKVKSVSNFDLSYDTTKLSERPHVNGSHDFIASERQNVERDLAPNSPTLTKDLRDEFKANMNRIDSHHSNLDALGRHEK, from the exons ATGGTACATGATTTTATCAAACAACAGCCTGCTATTGTAGAGGACTTCATGGAGGTACCTGGGTGGTCAGTTGGACGAATCATTG GTACAGGCGGTGAAAACATACATGATATAAGTCACCTGAGTGGTGCGAGAGTGAAGGTCGAGAGTGCGGCGGGAGGCGGCAGCAACGAGTTGAAGAGAATCACTTTCCGAGGCACCAAGGAGCAGATCGAACAAGCAAAGAAACTTATTGATAATTGT GTGGCCCAAGAGAAGTGCCGTCGCGAAGTCGAGCAAGCGAAGCGCCCCCGCCTGCCGCTCAGCATCCCGGCGGCTTCGCCCCCGACCGCCACCACGGACACAGGTGACACCGCCAAGCGTGTGCGATACAAGCGCACGG ACACGAGCTCTTCGATAGAAGTGTACGTGTCGGCAGTGTCGTCACCGTCCCGATTCTGGGTGCAATTTGTTGGCCCACAAGTCGCACAACTAGACGAACTAGTCGCGCACATGACGGACTATTACAACAACAAGGACAATCGAAGCGCACATGCT TTAAAATCCGTGTCCGTTGGTCAAGTGGTAGCGGCTGTGTTCCGCCACGACGGGCGCTGGTACCGCGCCCGCGTCGACGACCTGCGGCCGAACGAGTTCGACGCCACGCAACAG GTGGCTGACGTATTCTACTTAGACTACGGCGACAGCGAATATGTTGCGACTCACGAGCTGTGCGAACTGCGAGCTGATCTGCTTCGACTGAGATTCCAG GCGATGGAGTGCTTCCTGGCGGGCGTGAAGCCGGCGTCGGCTGAGGAGACTCCGCCGGAACAGTGGCCCAAGTGGCATCCGCAGGCTGTCGAGCGGTTTGAAGAACTTACACAG gtCGCAAGATGGAAGCCGCTGTTGTCCAAAACATGCACGTATAAGAGAACGGCCTCTATGAGAGGGGATATGGACAAGGAGATACCCGGGATCAAGCTATATGACGTTACTGATg AAGGTTCCATAGACATCGGCGAGACGCTGCTGGCCGAGGGCTGGGCGGTGGCCAGCGCGTCGCCGGCCAACACTCCACACCACAACACGCCATTTGGGGATCTGTCTAATTCTag GGTGTTGGGTATGCTGAGTCCGCGCGCTATGTCTATGCCCAAAGACCACAAAGATGATCGGGATAAAACTCCAATTACACCCGATAATCTAAAAg ATAATCCAACATCAAAATCAATGTCCGCCGGGCTAGAAGCGGCGGACAAAGTGAAATCTGTATCCAACTTCGACCTATCGTACGACACGACGAAATTATCGGAACGACCGCACGTGAACGGGTCGCACGACTTTATCGCGTCGGAACGACAAAATGTCGAGAGGGATTTGGCGCCAAATTCGCCGACGTTGACCAAAGACTTGCGGGACGAGTTCAAAGCGAACATGAATAGAATAGACTCGCACCACAGCAACTTGGACGCTCTGGGGAGACATGAGAAATAG
- the LOC119840094 gene encoding tudor and KH domain-containing protein homolog isoform X1 yields the protein MPLNAKLVLPVALGFSIVTVTAFVVYYVFKKDEETDKSVKTSRVNVIEVHVPKSIVPALIGRNGSNIKEIENKSGALIHFKKFTDKEYDVCIIRGRTNATQLAEAMVHDFIKQQPAIVEDFMEVPGWSVGRIIGTGGENIHDISHLSGARVKVESAAGGGSNELKRITFRGTKEQIEQAKKLIDNCVAQEKCRREVEQAKRPRLPLSIPAASPPTATTDTGDTAKRVRYKRTDTSSSIEVYVSAVSSPSRFWVQFVGPQVAQLDELVAHMTDYYNNKDNRSAHALKSVSVGQVVAAVFRHDGRWYRARVDDLRPNEFDATQQVADVFYLDYGDSEYVATHELCELRADLLRLRFQAMECFLAGVKPASAEETPPEQWPKWHPQAVERFEELTQVARWKPLLSKTCTYKRTASMRGDMDKEIPGIKLYDVTDEGSIDIGETLLAEGWAVASASPANTPHHNTPFGDLSNSRVLGMLSPRAMSMPKDHKDDRDKTPITPDNLKDNPTSKSMSAGLEAADKVKSVSNFDLSYDTTKLSERPHVNGSHDFIASERQNVERDLAPNSPTLTKDLRDEFKANMNRIDSHHSNLDALGRHEK from the exons gtAGAAACGGTTCAAACATAAAAGAGATAGAGAATAAATCTGGTGCTCTAATTCATTTCAAGAAGTTTACCGATAAAGAGTACGATGTATGTATTATCAGGGGACGGACAAATGCTACCCAACTTGCTGAGGCGATGGTACATGATTTTATCAAACAACAGCCTGCTATTGTAGAGGACTTCATGGAGGTACCTGGGTGGTCAGTTGGACGAATCATTG GTACAGGCGGTGAAAACATACATGATATAAGTCACCTGAGTGGTGCGAGAGTGAAGGTCGAGAGTGCGGCGGGAGGCGGCAGCAACGAGTTGAAGAGAATCACTTTCCGAGGCACCAAGGAGCAGATCGAACAAGCAAAGAAACTTATTGATAATTGT GTGGCCCAAGAGAAGTGCCGTCGCGAAGTCGAGCAAGCGAAGCGCCCCCGCCTGCCGCTCAGCATCCCGGCGGCTTCGCCCCCGACCGCCACCACGGACACAGGTGACACCGCCAAGCGTGTGCGATACAAGCGCACGG ACACGAGCTCTTCGATAGAAGTGTACGTGTCGGCAGTGTCGTCACCGTCCCGATTCTGGGTGCAATTTGTTGGCCCACAAGTCGCACAACTAGACGAACTAGTCGCGCACATGACGGACTATTACAACAACAAGGACAATCGAAGCGCACATGCT TTAAAATCCGTGTCCGTTGGTCAAGTGGTAGCGGCTGTGTTCCGCCACGACGGGCGCTGGTACCGCGCCCGCGTCGACGACCTGCGGCCGAACGAGTTCGACGCCACGCAACAG GTGGCTGACGTATTCTACTTAGACTACGGCGACAGCGAATATGTTGCGACTCACGAGCTGTGCGAACTGCGAGCTGATCTGCTTCGACTGAGATTCCAG GCGATGGAGTGCTTCCTGGCGGGCGTGAAGCCGGCGTCGGCTGAGGAGACTCCGCCGGAACAGTGGCCCAAGTGGCATCCGCAGGCTGTCGAGCGGTTTGAAGAACTTACACAG gtCGCAAGATGGAAGCCGCTGTTGTCCAAAACATGCACGTATAAGAGAACGGCCTCTATGAGAGGGGATATGGACAAGGAGATACCCGGGATCAAGCTATATGACGTTACTGATg AAGGTTCCATAGACATCGGCGAGACGCTGCTGGCCGAGGGCTGGGCGGTGGCCAGCGCGTCGCCGGCCAACACTCCACACCACAACACGCCATTTGGGGATCTGTCTAATTCTag GGTGTTGGGTATGCTGAGTCCGCGCGCTATGTCTATGCCCAAAGACCACAAAGATGATCGGGATAAAACTCCAATTACACCCGATAATCTAAAAg ATAATCCAACATCAAAATCAATGTCCGCCGGGCTAGAAGCGGCGGACAAAGTGAAATCTGTATCCAACTTCGACCTATCGTACGACACGACGAAATTATCGGAACGACCGCACGTGAACGGGTCGCACGACTTTATCGCGTCGGAACGACAAAATGTCGAGAGGGATTTGGCGCCAAATTCGCCGACGTTGACCAAAGACTTGCGGGACGAGTTCAAAGCGAACATGAATAGAATAGACTCGCACCACAGCAACTTGGACGCTCTGGGGAGACATGAGAAATAG